In one window of Microbacterium sp. PM5 DNA:
- a CDS encoding YhgE/Pip family protein yields the protein MTLSLERARSRRPVTWLTLLGVLLLPVLIGGILLAALYNPTERLDNVRAAIVNNDKPVTINGQTAPLGRQLTAGLVEGSPDVPSNLDWVISNTDDAATGLADGSYDAVITIPENFSAAATSTAPGKTPEKATIQVQTAPDGRVVDAAITATITQTAASVFGSAVSEQYLTNVLMGFTNLHDQLGQAASGADQLASGAQQAATGAAQLPGGATALASGAGQLGTGASELSSGLDKLTTGANDSAAGAGQLADGLTQLSAQFTSTDPKTFGGTVSTTAQYASAAASATQKLAGTYQELLVANHCIPPQTPTTPEQGAVCVALSSLADGVTQSATNAGYAAGYANGLKNEAVPETVKGVNQLAGGAQSLQSGLGQLAGGIGQAATGATGLSTGASQLADGATQVADGASQLSTGVNQLATGSSSLAQGLDSAVSQIPTYSQQQADATAKVVANPVSADGIGTNLFGASAIPLLAMLALWFGGLGSFIALQAVPRHALSSRRPSVLLALRSLAPAAGIGAAQGLLVAGVAQIAANYDAGTWFAFAGLAVVAGVSFAAVNQALVAVFGGAGRWISTLVGVLAVATGIVSTIPGVLASIAGVMPTAPAYTALLAAITPAGGLGAGLAGMIAWAALAFVATTIAVTRRRTANTRALLAASPALA from the coding sequence ATGACTCTCTCCCTCGAACGCGCCCGCTCCCGTCGCCCCGTCACCTGGCTCACCCTGCTCGGGGTACTCCTGCTGCCCGTGCTGATCGGCGGCATCCTGCTCGCGGCGCTCTACAACCCCACCGAGCGTCTCGACAACGTCCGTGCCGCGATCGTCAACAACGACAAGCCGGTCACGATCAACGGGCAGACCGCGCCGTTGGGGCGCCAGCTCACCGCCGGCCTGGTGGAGGGCTCCCCCGATGTGCCCAGCAACCTCGACTGGGTGATCTCCAACACCGACGATGCGGCCACGGGCCTCGCCGACGGCAGCTATGACGCCGTGATCACGATTCCGGAGAACTTCTCCGCCGCGGCGACCTCGACCGCACCGGGCAAGACGCCCGAGAAGGCCACCATCCAGGTGCAGACCGCGCCGGACGGCCGCGTCGTCGACGCAGCGATCACCGCGACGATCACGCAGACGGCGGCATCCGTGTTCGGCAGCGCCGTCTCCGAGCAGTACCTGACGAATGTGCTCATGGGGTTCACGAACCTGCACGACCAGCTCGGCCAGGCCGCCAGCGGCGCCGACCAGCTCGCGAGCGGCGCGCAGCAGGCGGCCACCGGCGCCGCACAGCTGCCCGGCGGTGCCACCGCGCTCGCCTCGGGCGCGGGGCAGCTCGGCACCGGGGCGAGCGAGCTGTCGTCGGGGCTCGACAAGCTGACGACCGGCGCCAACGATTCCGCGGCGGGAGCCGGCCAGCTCGCCGATGGGCTGACACAGCTGTCCGCGCAGTTCACCTCCACGGATCCGAAAACTTTCGGCGGCACGGTGTCGACCACGGCGCAGTACGCGTCGGCGGCAGCGTCCGCGACCCAGAAGCTCGCGGGCACGTACCAGGAGCTGCTCGTCGCGAACCACTGCATCCCACCGCAGACGCCGACGACGCCGGAACAGGGTGCCGTCTGCGTCGCGCTGAGCTCATTGGCCGACGGTGTCACGCAATCGGCAACCAACGCGGGCTACGCGGCGGGGTACGCGAACGGCCTGAAGAACGAAGCCGTCCCCGAGACGGTCAAGGGAGTGAACCAGCTCGCCGGCGGTGCGCAGTCCTTGCAGTCCGGCCTCGGCCAGCTCGCGGGCGGCATCGGCCAGGCGGCCACCGGCGCCACCGGACTGTCCACGGGCGCCTCGCAGCTCGCCGACGGCGCCACGCAGGTCGCCGACGGTGCGAGCCAGCTCAGCACCGGCGTGAACCAGCTCGCCACCGGGTCCAGCTCGCTGGCGCAGGGTCTGGACTCGGCGGTGTCGCAGATCCCGACGTACTCGCAGCAGCAGGCCGATGCGACCGCCAAGGTCGTGGCGAACCCGGTGAGCGCGGACGGCATCGGCACCAACCTCTTCGGTGCATCCGCGATCCCGCTCCTGGCGATGCTCGCGCTGTGGTTCGGAGGCCTCGGGTCGTTCATCGCGCTTCAGGCCGTGCCGCGGCACGCGCTGAGCTCGCGGCGGCCGTCGGTGCTCCTGGCGCTGCGCAGTCTCGCCCCGGCCGCCGGCATCGGAGCAGCCCAGGGTCTGCTCGTCGCGGGAGTCGCCCAGATCGCGGCGAACTACGACGCCGGCACCTGGTTCGCGTTCGCCGGCCTCGCCGTCGTCGCCGGTGTCTCGTTCGCGGCGGTCAACCAGGCGCTGGTCGCGGTCTTCGGGGGCGCCGGCCGCTGGATCTCGACGCTCGTCGGGGTGCTCGCGGTGGCGACCGGGATCGTCTCAACGATCCCCGGCGTGCTCGCCTCCATCGCGGGAGTCATGCCCACCGCCCCCGCCTACACCGCACTGCTGGCGGCGATCACTCCCGCCGGCGGCCTCGGTGCGGGACTCGCCGGCATGATCGCGTGGGCGGCACTGGCGTTCGTCGCCACGACGATCGCGGTGACCCGCCGCCGGACGGCGAACACCCGGGCGCTGCTCGCGGCATCCCCCGCCCTGGCCTGA
- the ccsB gene encoding c-type cytochrome biogenesis protein CcsB, whose amino-acid sequence MPDGLPLDEISRLLVWTAVAIYALAFIAYAIDLGRRSDIAIQQKDAAKQRELVGAVAGISASGSTALGGSLDEMRAEQQAAKAELEAPLARRTRYLWARIGTSLTVLGFLFHVAGDVLRGVASGRVPWSNMYEFALTGTMLIVAVYLVVLFKYDLRFLGTFITGLVVVLLGGTVIWFYTAVVPLSDPLKSVWLVIHVFVASLATALFALAFALSVLQLMQTRRERLAIAALSASDEAAAAAPRRRGLRFLRTLPAGDVLEALAYRFTIIGFIFWTFTLIAGSIWANDAWGRYWGFDTKEVWTFVIWVLYAGYIHARATRGWRGTRSAWLSIVGFAAVMFNFTIVNLFFKGLHVYSGLN is encoded by the coding sequence ATGCCCGACGGCCTCCCTCTCGACGAAATCTCCCGGCTCCTCGTCTGGACCGCGGTCGCGATCTACGCGCTCGCGTTCATCGCCTACGCGATCGACCTCGGACGCCGCTCCGACATCGCCATTCAGCAGAAGGATGCCGCGAAGCAGCGCGAGCTGGTCGGCGCGGTCGCGGGCATCTCGGCATCCGGGTCGACCGCGCTCGGCGGGTCTCTCGATGAGATGCGGGCCGAGCAGCAGGCGGCCAAGGCGGAGCTGGAGGCGCCGCTGGCTCGTCGCACGCGATACCTGTGGGCGCGCATCGGCACGTCGCTGACGGTGCTCGGCTTCCTCTTCCACGTCGCCGGCGACGTGCTGCGCGGCGTCGCCTCGGGCCGCGTGCCGTGGTCGAACATGTACGAGTTCGCCCTCACCGGCACGATGCTGATCGTCGCCGTCTACCTGGTCGTGCTGTTCAAGTACGACCTGCGCTTCCTCGGCACCTTCATCACCGGGCTCGTCGTCGTGCTGCTCGGCGGCACCGTGATCTGGTTCTACACCGCCGTCGTTCCCCTCTCGGATCCGCTGAAGAGCGTGTGGCTCGTGATCCACGTGTTCGTGGCGTCACTCGCGACGGCGCTGTTCGCGCTCGCTTTCGCGCTGTCGGTGCTGCAGCTGATGCAGACCCGCCGGGAGCGGCTGGCGATCGCGGCGTTGTCCGCATCGGACGAGGCCGCCGCCGCCGCGCCGCGCCGCCGCGGCCTGCGCTTCCTGCGGACGCTGCCGGCCGGCGACGTCCTGGAGGCGCTGGCCTACCGCTTCACGATCATCGGCTTCATCTTCTGGACCTTCACCCTCATCGCCGGATCGATCTGGGCCAACGACGCGTGGGGACGCTACTGGGGCTTCGACACGAAGGAAGTGTGGACCTTCGTCATCTGGGTGCTCTACGCCGGTTACATCCACGCGCGGGCGACCCGCGGCTGGCGAGGCACCCGTTCGGCGTGGCTGTCCATCGTCGGCTTCGCCGCGGTGATGTTCAACTTCACGATCGTGAACCTGTTCTTCAAGGGCCTGCACGTCTACAGCGGCCTGAACTGA
- a CDS encoding cytochrome c biogenesis protein ResB — protein MSNSRSDGTGTSDPLRPADHADAATPAAIAQPQLGVIGWLRWGWRQLTSMRTALVLLLLLAIAAIPGSIVPQRTADPNGVLQYKTDNPGLFPILDGLQLFDVYSSVWFSAIYILLFISLIGCVIPRTKHHFNALRARPPRTPARLSRLDDHAEAERIVAPGQDAEAAAVAAVELAQAQLRKAGYRVERYDTAATAKRPATASVSAERGYARETGNLVFHAALVGVLISVGVGGGLTYTGQTVIVEGDSFVNSLGLGYTSFNPGRFVDTNALPPYSLTLDSFDVNYVPIGQAGQGQAGDFAANLTTREPGHDPQQQTVRVNHPIDMAGDRVYLMGNGYAPTITVRNPAGDVVLHEDVEFLPQGATMTSLGVVKVPDGLSQQVGLVGFFYPTAVKMDTGALTSYYPSLANPVLTLDVYTGDLGIDDGTPRNVYALDVSGMTQLTGRKIDVPSLELAPGQTVDLPNGLGTITFDDATASGAREQVKRYVSLSIHRDVGAPWVLGFAIVALTGLLAALFIPRRRMWVKATPGDGVVHLEYAGLARGEDPAIAVAVADLVRDHGTAMDAAGTAGSAGEAVAASEGRAGGPGRS, from the coding sequence GTGTCGAACTCCCGCTCTGACGGCACGGGCACCAGCGATCCGCTGCGTCCGGCCGACCACGCGGATGCCGCGACGCCCGCCGCCATCGCCCAGCCGCAGCTGGGCGTGATCGGCTGGCTGCGGTGGGGCTGGCGGCAGCTGACGAGCATGCGCACGGCGCTCGTGCTGCTGCTGCTGCTCGCGATCGCGGCGATTCCGGGTTCGATCGTGCCCCAGCGCACCGCCGACCCCAACGGCGTGCTGCAGTACAAGACCGACAACCCGGGCCTGTTCCCGATCCTCGACGGTCTGCAGCTGTTCGACGTGTACTCGTCGGTGTGGTTCTCGGCGATCTACATCCTGCTGTTCATCTCGCTGATCGGCTGCGTGATCCCGCGCACCAAGCACCACTTCAACGCGCTGCGTGCCCGCCCGCCGCGCACGCCTGCGCGCCTGTCGCGACTCGACGATCACGCCGAGGCGGAGCGCATCGTCGCCCCGGGGCAGGATGCCGAGGCGGCCGCCGTCGCCGCGGTCGAGCTCGCCCAGGCCCAGCTGCGCAAAGCCGGCTACCGCGTCGAGCGCTACGACACCGCCGCGACGGCGAAGCGGCCCGCGACGGCATCCGTGTCGGCCGAACGCGGCTACGCCCGTGAGACCGGCAACCTCGTCTTCCATGCCGCGCTCGTCGGCGTGCTCATCTCGGTCGGTGTCGGCGGGGGGCTCACCTATACGGGCCAGACCGTCATCGTCGAAGGCGACAGCTTCGTCAACTCCCTCGGCCTCGGCTACACCTCGTTCAACCCCGGTCGCTTCGTCGACACGAACGCGCTGCCGCCGTATTCGCTCACCCTCGACAGCTTCGACGTGAATTACGTGCCCATCGGGCAGGCCGGTCAGGGGCAGGCCGGGGACTTCGCCGCGAACCTCACCACCCGCGAGCCGGGACACGACCCGCAGCAGCAGACCGTGCGGGTCAACCATCCCATCGACATGGCCGGCGACCGCGTCTACCTCATGGGCAACGGCTACGCGCCGACCATCACGGTGCGAAACCCCGCGGGCGACGTCGTGCTGCACGAAGACGTCGAGTTCCTGCCGCAGGGCGCGACGATGACCTCGCTCGGGGTCGTCAAGGTCCCCGACGGGCTGTCGCAGCAGGTCGGGCTCGTCGGCTTCTTCTATCCGACGGCGGTCAAGATGGACACCGGTGCGCTGACGTCGTACTACCCGTCGCTGGCGAACCCCGTGCTCACCCTCGACGTGTACACGGGCGACCTCGGCATCGACGACGGCACGCCCCGCAACGTCTACGCGCTGGATGTCAGCGGCATGACGCAGCTGACGGGCCGCAAGATCGACGTCCCCTCGCTCGAGCTGGCGCCGGGGCAGACCGTCGATCTGCCGAACGGTCTCGGCACGATCACGTTCGACGACGCGACCGCCAGCGGAGCACGCGAACAGGTCAAGCGCTACGTGTCCCTGTCGATCCACCGCGACGTCGGCGCGCCGTGGGTGCTCGGCTTCGCGATCGTCGCCCTGACGGGACTGCTCGCGGCGCTGTTCATCCCGCGCCGGCGCATGTGGGTGAAGGCCACGCCGGGTGACGGTGTGGTGCACCTCGAGTACGCAGGTCTCGCCCGCGGCGAGGACCCCGCGATCGCGGTCGCCGTCGCCGACCTCGTCCGCGACCACGGCACCGCCATGGATGCCGCGGGCACGGCCGGGTCGGCGGGCGAAGCGGTCGCGGCATCCGAGGGTCGGGCCGGCGGCCCCGGCCGGTCGTGA
- a CDS encoding cytochrome c biogenesis protein CcdA, producing the protein MSDVVFSGALWLAIPIAMLAGLVSFLSPCVLPLVPGYLGFLGGASGGAGSRSGRPTRTGRGRLLLGVVLFIAGFTVVFVAMGVLAGTLGRFFLQYGEVLTRVLGVVVIIMGLVFLGLFGFAQRTMKPQVRSGLGLVGAPLLGVAMGIGWAPCIGPTYAAILSISLTQADPTRAVLLAVAYSLGLGIPFLLLAVGFGWATRSVAFLRRHIRAVNIIGGVLLIVLGLLMVTGLWTAAMSQLTGVIGGVELPL; encoded by the coding sequence GTGAGCGACGTCGTCTTCAGCGGCGCGCTCTGGCTCGCGATCCCCATCGCGATGCTCGCGGGTCTCGTGTCGTTCCTGTCGCCGTGCGTGCTGCCGCTCGTGCCCGGCTACCTCGGGTTCCTCGGCGGCGCCTCCGGGGGAGCCGGCAGCCGCAGCGGTCGTCCGACGCGCACCGGCCGCGGCCGGTTGCTGCTGGGGGTGGTGCTGTTCATCGCCGGGTTCACGGTCGTCTTCGTCGCGATGGGGGTGCTCGCCGGAACCCTCGGCCGCTTCTTCCTCCAGTACGGCGAGGTGCTCACGCGCGTGCTGGGCGTCGTCGTGATCATCATGGGCCTCGTCTTCCTCGGGCTGTTCGGCTTCGCGCAGCGCACGATGAAGCCGCAGGTGCGCAGCGGTCTGGGACTGGTCGGCGCGCCGCTGCTGGGCGTGGCGATGGGCATCGGCTGGGCGCCGTGCATCGGCCCGACCTACGCGGCGATCCTCTCGATCTCCCTCACCCAGGCCGACCCGACCCGCGCGGTGCTGCTCGCCGTCGCGTATTCGCTGGGACTCGGCATCCCGTTCCTGCTGCTCGCGGTGGGCTTCGGCTGGGCGACCCGCTCGGTGGCGTTCCTGCGTCGCCACATCCGCGCCGTCAACATCATCGGCGGCGTGCTTCTGATCGTGCTCGGGCTGCTCATGGTCACCGGGCTCTGGACCGCGGCGATGTCGCAGCTCACGGGGGTGATCGGCGGTGTCGAACTCCCGCTCTGA
- a CDS encoding TlpA disulfide reductase family protein, translated as MKHRTTARLAASLLALALGAGLAGCSSANDDLANQYKQGDGKGYISGDGSVQEIAPGDRGGAVSFSGTAVDGATVTNADYADKVLVLNFWYANCGPCRAEAPTLESAYQAVQPAGAEFLGVNIYDGPEGAKAFDEKYNITYPSLLAKDDADLKLAFASWTPLQSVPITLVLDRQGRVAARFIGRVESESILKTIINDVVAETT; from the coding sequence ATGAAGCATCGGACGACCGCGCGGCTGGCGGCATCCCTTCTCGCCCTGGCGCTCGGCGCGGGCTTGGCGGGATGCAGCAGCGCGAATGACGACCTCGCGAACCAGTACAAGCAGGGCGACGGCAAGGGCTACATCTCCGGCGACGGCAGTGTGCAGGAGATCGCCCCCGGCGACCGCGGCGGTGCGGTCTCGTTCAGCGGCACCGCGGTCGACGGGGCCACGGTGACGAACGCCGACTACGCCGACAAGGTGCTGGTCCTCAACTTCTGGTACGCCAACTGCGGCCCCTGCCGCGCGGAGGCGCCGACGCTCGAGAGCGCCTACCAGGCGGTACAGCCGGCCGGTGCCGAGTTCCTCGGCGTGAACATCTACGACGGGCCCGAGGGCGCGAAGGCGTTCGACGAGAAGTACAACATCACCTACCCGTCGCTGCTCGCCAAGGACGACGCCGACCTCAAGCTCGCGTTCGCGTCGTGGACGCCGCTGCAGTCCGTGCCGATCACCCTCGTGCTCGATCGGCAGGGCCGCGTCGCGGCGCGATTCATCGGCCGCGTCGAGAGCGAGTCGATCCTCAAGACGATCATCAACGACGTCGTCGCGGAGACCACGTGA
- a CDS encoding histidine phosphatase family protein, which yields MPADRLHLVRHGEVHNPGRVLYGRLPNFRLSAAGREMARSAAAYVQGSGRPVSALYASPLQRTQESAEPFAEAFALDPIIDERVIEPTNVFEGKRMTRAVLNPLNWRYLARPEIPSWGEPYAQVVARMDAAMSEAWNDADGGDVVIVSHQLPIWVTHLSVAAQPLRHDPRKRRCALSSITSFERAGGRWREVDYVEPATTAHAVDVGAV from the coding sequence GTGCCCGCTGACCGCCTCCACCTCGTGCGCCACGGCGAGGTCCACAATCCCGGGCGGGTGCTGTATGGGCGACTTCCGAACTTCCGGTTGAGTGCCGCCGGGCGTGAGATGGCTCGCAGCGCCGCCGCCTATGTGCAGGGATCGGGCCGGCCGGTGAGCGCCCTCTACGCCTCGCCGCTGCAGCGCACCCAGGAGTCGGCCGAGCCTTTCGCCGAGGCCTTCGCGCTCGACCCGATCATCGACGAGCGCGTCATCGAGCCGACCAACGTCTTCGAGGGCAAGCGCATGACGCGCGCGGTGCTCAACCCCCTCAACTGGCGGTATCTCGCGCGTCCCGAGATCCCCAGCTGGGGTGAGCCGTATGCGCAGGTCGTCGCCCGCATGGATGCCGCGATGAGCGAAGCCTGGAACGACGCCGACGGTGGCGACGTCGTCATCGTCTCCCATCAGCTGCCGATCTGGGTCACGCATCTCTCGGTGGCCGCTCAGCCGCTGCGTCACGATCCGCGCAAGCGCCGCTGCGCCCTGTCGAGCATCACGAGTTTCGAACGCGCCGGCGGCCGCTGGCGCGAAGTCGACTACGTCGAGCCGGCCACGACGGCTCACGCGGTGGATGTGGGAGCGGTATGA
- a CDS encoding DedA family protein, with translation MAMASDGSWLTALVDAVVGLMNLIGAPGAGLAIALENLFPPLPSEVILPMAGLAAARGSFSLFEALAWTTAGSVAGAFALYALGAWLGIDRLRALVRRMPLLKVEDVDRTVAWFQRHGGKAVFFGRMLPIFRSLISIPAGVTRMPLWRFGLLTLAGSFIWNAVFVLSGYLLGDQWHIVEEYAGVLQYAVIAVAATALVWFTVNRVRQLRGASADSDPA, from the coding sequence ATGGCGATGGCATCCGACGGCTCCTGGCTCACCGCGCTCGTCGATGCCGTCGTCGGCCTCATGAACCTCATCGGCGCCCCGGGCGCAGGGCTGGCGATCGCGCTCGAGAACCTGTTCCCGCCGCTGCCCAGCGAGGTCATCCTGCCGATGGCGGGCTTGGCCGCCGCCCGCGGCTCGTTCTCGCTGTTCGAGGCGCTGGCGTGGACCACCGCCGGCTCGGTCGCGGGCGCCTTCGCGCTCTACGCTCTGGGCGCGTGGCTCGGCATCGATCGCCTCCGCGCGCTTGTGCGACGGATGCCGCTGCTCAAGGTCGAGGACGTCGACCGCACCGTCGCCTGGTTCCAGCGGCACGGGGGCAAGGCCGTCTTCTTCGGGCGCATGCTGCCGATCTTCCGGAGCCTCATCTCGATCCCTGCGGGCGTCACGCGCATGCCGCTGTGGCGCTTCGGCCTGCTGACCTTGGCGGGATCGTTCATCTGGAACGCCGTCTTCGTCCTGTCCGGCTACCTGCTGGGCGATCAGTGGCACATCGTCGAGGAGTACGCGGGCGTGCTGCAGTACGCGGTGATCGCGGTCGCGGCGACGGCCCTCGTCTGGTTCACCGTGAACCGCGTGCGCCAGCTGCGCGGCGCGTCGGCCGACAGCGACCCGGCCTGA
- the aspS gene encoding aspartate--tRNA(Asn) ligase, whose product MSERTLVSQLQSREDGTVTVSGWVETVRDQKKVQFVILRDETGAVQLVNPATRPDPDGAEQDAAALALTALISELSTGTFLTVTGELKHDERVKLGGVEIKIATLVIAAAALPETPIAADSGLDKRMDWRFIDLRQRRNNLVFRIQTTLEHAMRSYWIERDYVEIHSPKLMSTPAEGNAELFALEYFGDQTAYLAQSPQHFKQMAQAAGFGKVFEIGDVFRADPSFTSRHATEFTSIDAEISWIDSYEDVAAMQEELLAAAFQAVKDKHGDEIAELFGIDVVVPTLPFPRIPLAEAREIVKARGYDIPRTDGDLDPEGERQISAHVRETFGHQFVFITDYHPEIRPFYHMRNPETGLTNSYDLLFQGTEITTGAQREHRIDVLEAQALEKGLSLEGLEHYLDFFRYGIPPHGGFGMGLARVLMLMLGQDSIREVTFLFRGPTRLAP is encoded by the coding sequence GTGAGTGAACGCACCCTCGTCAGCCAGCTGCAGTCCCGCGAAGACGGCACCGTCACGGTGTCCGGATGGGTGGAGACCGTCCGCGATCAGAAGAAGGTGCAGTTCGTCATCCTGCGCGACGAGACCGGCGCGGTCCAGCTCGTCAACCCGGCGACGCGCCCCGACCCCGATGGCGCCGAACAGGATGCCGCGGCCCTCGCGCTCACGGCCCTCATCTCCGAGTTGTCGACCGGCACCTTCCTCACCGTCACGGGTGAGCTCAAGCACGACGAGCGCGTCAAACTCGGCGGCGTCGAGATCAAGATCGCCACCCTCGTCATCGCCGCCGCGGCCCTGCCCGAGACGCCGATCGCCGCCGACAGCGGCCTCGACAAGCGCATGGACTGGCGCTTCATCGACCTGCGCCAACGTCGCAACAACCTGGTCTTCCGCATCCAGACGACGCTCGAGCACGCGATGCGCTCGTACTGGATCGAGCGCGACTACGTCGAGATCCACTCCCCCAAGCTCATGTCCACCCCGGCCGAGGGCAACGCCGAGCTGTTCGCGCTCGAGTACTTCGGCGACCAGACGGCCTACCTCGCGCAGAGCCCGCAGCACTTCAAGCAGATGGCACAGGCGGCCGGCTTCGGCAAGGTGTTCGAGATCGGCGACGTCTTCCGCGCCGACCCCAGCTTCACCAGCCGCCACGCGACCGAGTTCACCTCGATCGACGCCGAGATCAGCTGGATCGACTCGTACGAGGACGTCGCGGCGATGCAGGAGGAGCTCCTTGCCGCTGCTTTCCAGGCCGTCAAGGACAAGCACGGCGACGAGATCGCCGAGCTGTTCGGCATCGACGTCGTCGTGCCGACGCTCCCCTTCCCGCGCATCCCGCTGGCCGAAGCCCGCGAGATCGTGAAGGCCCGCGGCTACGACATCCCCCGCACCGACGGCGACCTCGACCCCGAGGGCGAGCGCCAGATCTCGGCGCATGTGCGGGAGACCTTCGGGCACCAGTTCGTGTTCATCACCGACTACCACCCCGAGATCCGCCCGTTCTACCACATGCGCAACCCCGAGACCGGACTGACCAACAGCTACGACCTGCTGTTCCAGGGCACCGAGATCACGACCGGCGCGCAGCGCGAGCACCGCATCGACGTGCTGGAGGCGCAGGCGCTCGAGAAGGGCCTGTCGCTGGAAGGACTCGAGCACTACCTCGACTTCTTCCGCTACGGCATCCCGCCCCACGGCGGCTTCGGCATGGGTCTCGCGCGCGTGCTGATGCTCATGCTCGGCCAGGACTCCATCCGCGAGGTCACCTTCCTCTTCCGCGGGCCGACGCGCCTGGCTCCCTGA
- a CDS encoding mechanosensitive ion channel domain-containing protein: MWDNWLELAIAVAIAVVAALLFTVATTLIVRLMARRADWPTRLIRHGRRPFRVLILVFALWIAVAVVVPGDAPWMPLLSQLFTIAAILASAWLLAGLVAFAGDLALGRYRIDVPNNRVARRIRTQVLILRRLAIALIVIIAIGAMLLTFPAVRTVGASLLASAGIASVVAGLAAQSVLANIFAGVQLVFSDALRVDDVVVVEGEWGRIGEITLSYVVVDIWDDRRLVLPCTYFTTKPFQNWTRTGSELLGSVELDLDWRVSPGRMREELARVLEQTPLWDRRASVLQVTDATNGFIRVRVLVTAVDAPTLFDLRCYVREHLVDWVHRETPGALPVQRVLIEDAETPPAASVHDDAAVDTGSTGLFTGSPEAEERARAFTQAIPIVSGTGDDSEHPG, from the coding sequence ATGTGGGACAACTGGCTCGAACTCGCCATCGCGGTGGCCATCGCGGTGGTCGCGGCGTTGCTGTTCACCGTCGCGACCACGCTGATCGTTCGCCTCATGGCGCGGCGCGCCGACTGGCCGACGCGCCTCATCCGTCACGGGCGGCGACCGTTCCGTGTGCTCATCCTGGTGTTCGCACTGTGGATCGCGGTCGCAGTGGTCGTTCCGGGAGACGCCCCGTGGATGCCGCTGCTCAGCCAGCTGTTCACGATCGCCGCAATCCTCGCCAGCGCCTGGCTGCTCGCCGGACTGGTCGCCTTCGCCGGCGACCTGGCGCTGGGCCGCTACCGCATCGACGTCCCGAACAACCGGGTCGCCCGCCGGATCAGAACCCAGGTGCTCATCCTTCGCCGGCTGGCGATCGCGTTGATCGTCATCATCGCGATCGGTGCGATGCTCCTCACCTTCCCCGCCGTCCGCACCGTCGGGGCGAGCCTGCTCGCCTCGGCCGGCATCGCGTCCGTCGTCGCGGGCCTGGCCGCGCAGTCGGTGCTGGCCAACATCTTCGCCGGCGTGCAGCTCGTCTTCAGCGACGCCCTGCGCGTGGACGACGTCGTCGTGGTGGAGGGCGAGTGGGGTCGGATCGGGGAGATCACGCTCAGCTACGTCGTCGTCGACATCTGGGACGACCGCCGCCTCGTCCTGCCCTGCACGTACTTCACCACCAAGCCATTCCAGAACTGGACGCGCACCGGCAGCGAACTGCTCGGCTCGGTCGAGCTCGACCTCGACTGGCGCGTATCGCCGGGGCGCATGCGCGAGGAACTCGCGCGGGTTCTCGAGCAGACCCCGCTGTGGGACCGGCGCGCGTCTGTTCTGCAGGTCACCGACGCCACGAACGGATTCATTCGCGTGCGCGTTCTCGTCACGGCGGTTGACGCGCCGACGCTGTTCGACCTTCGCTGCTACGTGCGCGAGCACCTCGTCGACTGGGTGCACCGTGAGACGCCAGGGGCTCTCCCCGTGCAGCGCGTGCTGATCGAGGATGCCGAGACGCCGCCTGCCGCATCGGTACACGACGACGCCGCCGTCGACACGGGATCGACCGGACTGTTCACCGGCTCCCCCGAGGCGGAGGAGCGCGCCCGGGCGTTCACGCAGGCGATCCCCATCGTCTCCGGCACCGGCGACGATTCCGAGCACCCTGGGTGA